TATCAACTATCATTTTCGGAATGAAGAATGGATTAAAACGGGGTGTTCCGTCTCCCTGTGCGAACTCCATTACCTGTTGCTGAAATGTACCAATCCCACCATTGCCCGAGCCCCAAATTACACCAATTCGATTTTTATTCAGCGTATCAAAATTGATGTTGCTGCTTTTAACTGCTTCTTCAACTGATATTAAAGCGTACTGAGTGAACAAATCATATTTCCTTGCTTCGGCTTTTGGAAGGTGATTTAAAGTGTCAAAGTCTTTAAGTTCGCAGGCAAATTTTGTTTTGAATTTGCTTGCATCAAATTTTGTAATAAGTGCTGCACCTCCTACTCCATTTACAAGTGATTGCCAGAAATCATTGACATTGTTTCCAATGGGTGTTAATGCTCCCAATCCTGTTATTACTACTCTATTCATAAGGGTTGTTTTGTTAGATCAGTGATTATATTTTCTTTAATTTTATTAAAATCTTGTTTATTGGTAAGTCTCGTAAGTTGAACTGCTGCAAGCATATTCGTTATGATCATCAATGCTTTTGTTCTTATGTCAGTGTGGAAATAAAAAAGTTTTTTCTTTTTACCTTCTTTTAATATCTCTATCACCCATTTTAAAATATTGTCCACTAATTTTTTGATTTCATTTTGCATTTCAGCGTCCACTGTATAAAAGTCTGACGCTAAAGAACCTACAATACAAATTTTATTTTCTGATTTTGCAATAGTGTAAATACTCAAGAAAGCTTTTAATTTCTCAACAGGGTTTTTGCTTTCTACTTTTGTTTTTAATTGTTCCAATCGGTCATGATGTTCCTGAACAATAGCTAGTCCTAATGATATTTTTGTCGGAAAGTGATAATGCACAGAAGCATTTTTAATGTTCAGTTGCTTTGAGATGTCCGCAAAGCTAAAAGCATTGTATCCTTTTTCTCTTATTAGGCTGTCGCCAAGTTGTATGATTTCTGTTCTTGTATCCATCTACACAAAGATAGATAAAAATACTTACCTACTAATAAGTAGATAAGTATTTTAAAAAACATTATCTATAAGACCGAATTAGCCACATAAAGACGCTAATAAGAATTCCCTATGCCTTGTATCCATTAATAATTATTTGAAGAAATAAATGATATCCCTCGCTTACCGGAAAATCTTTCCGTCTAACAAATACGGTTTGAATTTTTGCAAAACGCTTCGGCAATGGAATGGTCGTAAGCTGCCTATACGAATAATGCTTTTTGATGAGTTCAACCGGCATTAAAGTAATTCCCACTCCGGCTTCCACGGTATTCATTATTCCGTCGAGCGTATCCATTTCTATGAACTTGTATTTTTCAATTTCCATTTTTTTTAAAAAACTTTGTAAACGTTCGCGGTAAGAGCATCCATTATTGAAGACAATTAGCTTTAGCAATTTTGATGTGTTTTTCAATTGCTCCAATGTTTGGTAGGTAGCAGAGGGCGCAACAATGCAAAGCTCTTCCATTATTACAGGCTGCATAATCAATTTAGTATTTTTTATACCACCTGCGACAAATGCTCCGTCTAACTTGTATGAAAGCACTTCCTTCATTAAACCAAGAGATGTGCCTGTTTTTAAACGGAATTCCACCTCAGGATAGTTATTTGTAAAATTCTCGAGAATGCTAGGCGCCCGCAAGGCAGCGGTTGTATGAATACATCCAATTTTTATAATTCCTTTTGGGATTATGGTATTCCCATTAATAGATGATTTGGTTTCTTCAATTATTAATTGTAATTCTTTTGCAGCTTTCAGCAATTTTTGACCGGCCTCAGTTAATTCAATTCGTTTGGTAGTCCGATTTAATAATTGCGCACCAAATTCCTCTTCTAAAAATTTAATTCTCGCTGTCACATTGGATTGAACAGTATTTGTAATAGCTGCTGCTTTTGTAAAACTACCATATTCAACTACTGCCTGAAATATTATAAAGTCTTTGATATACACTATTAATCATTTTTAGTGATATGTAAATATCATTATTAATCGTTTTTAAAGATGTAAAGGTATTGATAACTTTGTAAGTGAAATAGAAAAATTAAAATGAAACAACGATCAAAGGCGTCTTCGATTCTTATACCTGCATTTACTGGTTTTGTGACATTGTTAATTGCCAACGGCATTGGTAGATTTGGTTATCCGCCACTGATTCCGGCGCTAATCAACCATAAATGGTTCTCAGTCAGTCAGGCTGATTACTTGGGTGCTGCTAACTTAACTGGATACATTGCTGGTTCTATACTTGCAACCTCCTTTAACAAGTTTATCCCATCAATTACATTAATAAGAGTAGCATTGATACTACTCATCATTACGTTTGCGATATGTGCGATCCAACTTGATTTTATGCTTTATTTTATGTTGAGATTTATCGCGGGCTTCACGGGTGGTATTCTAATGGTGATAGCTGCCCCGACTATATTCAAGCATACAGCTTTCAAAAGAAAAGGTCTAGTAGGTGGTATTATTTTCTCCGGAGTTGGTATTGGGATAGCCTTAGCGGGAACAATTATCCCCATTCTCGTTAGGCAAAGCATTGCGGTAACCTGGCTTACATTTAGTTGTGCGTCATTAGTTTTAATAGCTGTCACATGGAATGGCTGGCCCCTAGACAGTAATGGAAAGCATCCAACAATAAAGTTTGAAAGGCCTAATGAACATCGTAGCAATGTATTCCCCCCTGCTGCTATTTTTTTGCTTATTTCTTATGTCTGTGCAGCCATTGGATTTGCACCCCACACTATATTCTGGGTAGACTTCATTAGCCGAGGACTGCATAAGGGCATTCAAACTGGAACCAAATTTTGGGTATTACTTGGATTGGCAGCAGCTATTGGACCACTTACCACCGGCTACATGGCAGATAAAATAGGATTTAAGAAAAGTATAAGCATAAGTTTATTCCTAATGGCTGTAGGCGTTTGCCTTCCAATTGCATCTACAGCTACTTGGAGTCTCGCTCTTTCAAGTCTGTTAGTAGGCAGCCTTGCATTAGGCCTTGTTTCTTTAGTTGCAGGACATAGTTCAGAATTGGTAAAATCTGAATATCAGAAAAAACTCTGGGGTTGGATGACAATAGGTTTTTCAGTGACTTATGCCGGGATGGCTTATTTAGCTACTTATTTGTTTTCTGTTTTTCATTCCTACCAAATGCTGTTTGAAATTGGCTCCATAGCACTACTCATAGGTATGATATTTAGCTTTATTAGTTCAGTTTCAAAGCTTCCACAAAGCATTGAAACGGATGTTGTCTAAGTTGTAAAAGAAGCCGTCTATTAAGGTACCAAATTTAAACATTTGTCTATTTTGGGGATGTGGTGGACTTTTAATACATATATAGAATAGAATTCTAATATTAAAATTTGCACAAATGATTCGCAGAAGGGATTCAACCAATATTTTGCCAATATGATATTCTAGTTATTCTAGGTATTACCAGCTGTATTTTTGTCAAAGTTCAATTTTTCGTTCTATATTTATTTGTTCCAAAAATGTTTCATCATGAGATACTATAATCAAAGTCCCTTGATATTCATTTATTGCTGCCATTAGTATTTCAACATTCTGAATATCTAAATTATTTGTCGGTTCATCAAAAATAAGAATATCTGGCGACTTACTGTTAATGATCAAGCAACAAAGCAATAAGCGCATTCTTTCTCCACCACTCAAGGCATTACAAGATTTGTCCCAATCTTCTTTTGTAAATAAAAAGCGATTGAGCCGAATTTTTATTTCGTGTTCTTGTAATGCGGAAATATTGAATTGTTCCGCTTGTTGATAGACTTTCAGTTTGTTGTCAAGTAGAGAATAGTCTTGGTCGATGTAAACAGATTTGTTGTCTGCTCGGTAAATTATTCCTTTTTGCGGCTCGATGTCACCCAAAATGAGCTTTATTAAAGTTGTCTTTCCTGAACCATTCTTGCCTTTCAATGCGATGCGTTCGCCACTTGTAATTTGAATATTCAAGTCATCTTTCCAAAGTAGTTGAGAGTTGTAAGCAAAATTGATATTCGTTGCTCTAAACAAAATTTTCCCCCTGTGTAACGCTGAATTATCAAAACCGAATTTCATTTTGTCAATGTCGGGTAAGGAAGAACGAAGTGTTTGCAATTCTTGCGAAATGTCGCCAATTTTTTCAGCGTGAACACTTTTTAGTTTTGATGTGCTATTCTCTGCATTATTCCGCAAAGTGTTCATCATTATTCTGGCAACACCTGCTTTTTCTTGTTTACTTTTTCCACGATTGTCTAATTTTTGTTGCCGTTCTATGGTGTCCCGTTCTTTTTCTTTGGCTTTCCGTAATGCTTTCTCTTTGTTTTGAATGTCTTGGCTTAAAGCATTGTTTTCTATTATCTTTTGTTCTTTGTAAAAATCATAATTACCGCCATAAACCTTAATTCCGTGTTTACTTAATTCGCAAACGGTTTCTAAAAGATTGAGCAGTTTTCTGTCGTGGCTTACTACTATTAAAGTGCTTTTTGTGCTTTGAATAAAATCATACAAAAGTTGTCTGCCCAAAACGTCTAAATGGTTACTCGGCTCATCCAATAATACAAGTTCGGGTTGATGAATGATAATACCAGCAAGAAAGACTTTTGTTTTTTGCCCACCGCTTAGTGTATCCATTTTTTGCAATAAGTCTAACTTTGATAATTGCCAATATGCTAGGGCTTCTTGGCAACGTTCATCAATCGTCCAATCATCCTCAAGCAATGCATAATTTTCTTCTGTAACGTGACCATTCAATATTTCATTCAGCGCATTGAGTTTATCTTCCACTTTTAACGCTTGTCCAATAGTCAACTCATTAAATGGTCCGAAGATTTGTGGAACATAATACGGTTCTGATAGCGTATTTATTTGTCCATTCAAAGGCGATAATTCATTTGCAATTATTTTCAACAAAGTAGATTTCCCGGAACCATTATTGCCGATTAAGGCTATTTTGTGATGCTGATTTATTGTTAGATTGATGTTGTCAAACAACAGGTTTTTGTTGGGATGTGTATAGGATATGTTTTGTAAAATAAGCATAACTTCTTTCTTTAAAGATTAACGAAATGGCAGAACTGCTTGGCAGCTTACCGTCTTTAAATTATTGGAAAGAAATTTTATTTCATTTTTTTACACTTCGAATTTAGTTTGCAAATAT
The Arachidicoccus soli DNA segment above includes these coding regions:
- a CDS encoding TetR/AcrR family transcriptional regulator, with translation MDTRTEIIQLGDSLIREKGYNAFSFADISKQLNIKNASVHYHFPTKISLGLAIVQEHHDRLEQLKTKVESKNPVEKLKAFLSIYTIAKSENKICIVGSLASDFYTVDAEMQNEIKKLVDNILKWVIEILKEGKKKKLFYFHTDIRTKALMIITNMLAAVQLTRLTNKQDFNKIKENIITDLTKQPL
- a CDS encoding LysR family transcriptional regulator, producing the protein MYIKDFIIFQAVVEYGSFTKAAAITNTVQSNVTARIKFLEEEFGAQLLNRTTKRIELTEAGQKLLKAAKELQLIIEETKSSINGNTIIPKGIIKIGCIHTTAALRAPSILENFTNNYPEVEFRLKTGTSLGLMKEVLSYKLDGAFVAGGIKNTKLIMQPVIMEELCIVAPSATYQTLEQLKNTSKLLKLIVFNNGCSYRERLQSFLKKMEIEKYKFIEMDTLDGIMNTVEAGVGITLMPVELIKKHYSYRQLTTIPLPKRFAKIQTVFVRRKDFPVSEGYHLFLQIIINGYKA
- a CDS encoding YbfB/YjiJ family MFS transporter, with the translated sequence MKQRSKASSILIPAFTGFVTLLIANGIGRFGYPPLIPALINHKWFSVSQADYLGAANLTGYIAGSILATSFNKFIPSITLIRVALILLIITFAICAIQLDFMLYFMLRFIAGFTGGILMVIAAPTIFKHTAFKRKGLVGGIIFSGVGIGIALAGTIIPILVRQSIAVTWLTFSCASLVLIAVTWNGWPLDSNGKHPTIKFERPNEHRSNVFPPAAIFLLISYVCAAIGFAPHTIFWVDFISRGLHKGIQTGTKFWVLLGLAAAIGPLTTGYMADKIGFKKSISISLFLMAVGVCLPIASTATWSLALSSLLVGSLALGLVSLVAGHSSELVKSEYQKKLWGWMTIGFSVTYAGMAYLATYLFSVFHSYQMLFEIGSIALLIGMIFSFISSVSKLPQSIETDVV
- the abc-f gene encoding ribosomal protection-like ABC-F family protein; translation: MLILQNISYTHPNKNLLFDNINLTINQHHKIALIGNNGSGKSTLLKIIANELSPLNGQINTLSEPYYVPQIFGPFNELTIGQALKVEDKLNALNEILNGHVTEENYALLEDDWTIDERCQEALAYWQLSKLDLLQKMDTLSGGQKTKVFLAGIIIHQPELVLLDEPSNHLDVLGRQLLYDFIQSTKSTLIVVSHDRKLLNLLETVCELSKHGIKVYGGNYDFYKEQKIIENNALSQDIQNKEKALRKAKEKERDTIERQQKLDNRGKSKQEKAGVARIMMNTLRNNAENSTSKLKSVHAEKIGDISQELQTLRSSLPDIDKMKFGFDNSALHRGKILFRATNINFAYNSQLLWKDDLNIQITSGERIALKGKNGSGKTTLIKLILGDIEPQKGIIYRADNKSVYIDQDYSLLDNKLKVYQQAEQFNISALQEHEIKIRLNRFLFTKEDWDKSCNALSGGERMRLLLCCLIINSKSPDILIFDEPTNNLDIQNVEILMAAINEYQGTLIIVSHDETFLEQINIERKIEL